In Acidobacteriota bacterium, the following are encoded in one genomic region:
- a CDS encoding ABC transporter ATP-binding protein, whose translation MPRSDAAAGECAVELRSAVKAYGEHRALDGLDLALGAGRWTGLVGPNGAGKTTCMLAIAGLIPLDDGSVEVLGSPVRGPRADVLGWVPQDLALYPQLTAVENLATFGTLSGVRGSELRRRIAWALDWTGLESRAAHLVGTYSGGMQRRLNIACAVLHRPRVLLLDEPTVGVDPHARERIFAMLEQLRRDGVALLHSSHELGDAENVCDHLVIMDAGRAVATGPIAELVRQTVGDRAVLRLQLGGLPTSGRGALPAGLEARADGAFSAALGDVATELPALLHELTAAGAEVLSLDLRRPGLQDVLLELTGRELRE comes from the coding sequence GTGCCGCGGTCTGACGCCGCTGCCGGAGAGTGCGCGGTCGAGCTGCGCAGCGCCGTCAAGGCCTACGGCGAACACCGGGCCCTCGACGGCCTCGACCTGGCGCTCGGCGCCGGGCGCTGGACCGGCCTGGTGGGGCCCAACGGTGCCGGCAAGACGACCTGCATGCTGGCCATCGCCGGCCTGATACCTCTCGACGACGGCAGCGTCGAGGTCCTCGGCTCGCCGGTACGAGGTCCACGGGCGGACGTGCTCGGCTGGGTCCCGCAGGATCTGGCCCTTTATCCGCAGCTCACCGCGGTCGAAAATCTCGCCACCTTCGGCACCCTGAGCGGTGTCCGTGGATCCGAGCTGCGGCGACGGATCGCTTGGGCACTGGACTGGACTGGCCTCGAGTCGCGGGCCGCTCATCTCGTCGGCACCTACTCGGGCGGCATGCAGCGCCGCTTGAACATCGCCTGCGCCGTCCTCCACCGCCCACGAGTCCTGCTCCTCGACGAGCCGACGGTGGGCGTCGATCCGCACGCCCGGGAACGCATCTTCGCGATGTTGGAGCAACTCCGGCGCGACGGCGTGGCGCTGCTCCACAGCTCCCACGAGCTCGGCGACGCCGAGAATGTCTGTGATCACCTGGTGATCATGGACGCCGGCCGCGCCGTCGCCACCGGCCCGATCGCCGAGCTGGTGCGCCAAACGGTGGGTGACCGGGCGGTGCTCCGGCTGCAGCTCGGCGGCCTTCCAACCAGCGGTCGAGGGGCGCTACCGGCCGGCCTCGAGGCGCGCGCCGACGGCGCCTTCTCGGCAGCTCTCGGCGACGTCGCCACCGAGCTCCCGGCTCTGCTCCACGAGCTCACCGCCGCCGGGGCCGAGGTCCTCAGTCTCGACCTCCGCCGACCGGGTCTGCAGGACGTTCTCCTCGAGCTCACCGGCCGCGAGCTGCGGGAATGA
- a CDS encoding glycosyltransferase family 2 protein, translating to MSGLLLVLAVIALVLAANPFGLALFNLLLYRPPRAVADRPTDDEAPRVSILIPARDEEAVIEAAVGSALASRGTAVEVLVMDDHSSDRTAEIVQRMASADARVRLLEAPPLPPGWAGKQHACQALADHARAPILLFVDADVELSPQAAARIAGFMEERRLDLASGFPRQRTESFAERLIIPLIHFVLLGYLPLLGMRLSGNPGFAAGCGQLMAARRDAYRRAGGHGAIRASFHDGIQLPRTFRRAGLRTDLFDATHLATCRMYSRAGEVVMGLAKNAHEGMAGPIAIWVWTILLLGGAVLPWALLAITAVVAPATASFAAALTAALLGPAARLLLALRFRQSWLGAVLHPLGVSALVAIQWFAWWRRRTGRRIGWKKRAAV from the coding sequence ATGAGCGGCCTCCTCCTCGTCCTCGCCGTGATCGCCCTCGTGCTGGCGGCCAACCCGTTCGGCCTGGCTTTGTTCAATCTCCTGCTCTATCGGCCGCCGCGAGCGGTTGCCGACCGTCCCACCGACGACGAGGCGCCCCGGGTCTCGATCCTGATCCCGGCGCGCGACGAGGAAGCGGTCATCGAAGCCGCCGTCGGCTCGGCCCTGGCGAGCCGCGGCACAGCGGTCGAAGTGCTGGTGATGGACGATCACTCGAGCGACCGGACTGCTGAGATCGTCCAGCGGATGGCCTCCGCCGACGCCCGCGTCCGGCTGCTCGAGGCGCCACCGCTACCTCCCGGCTGGGCCGGTAAACAGCATGCCTGCCAGGCCCTCGCCGATCACGCCCGGGCGCCGATTCTGCTCTTCGTCGACGCCGACGTCGAGCTCTCGCCGCAAGCCGCGGCGCGCATCGCAGGATTCATGGAGGAGCGGCGCCTGGACCTCGCCAGCGGCTTCCCACGGCAGCGCACCGAGAGCTTCGCCGAGCGCCTGATCATCCCGCTGATCCACTTCGTTCTGCTCGGCTACCTGCCGCTGCTCGGCATGCGCCTGTCGGGCAACCCCGGCTTCGCCGCCGGCTGCGGACAGTTGATGGCGGCGCGCCGCGACGCTTACCGCCGAGCCGGCGGCCACGGCGCCATCCGGGCGAGCTTTCACGACGGCATCCAGCTCCCCCGCACCTTCCGCCGGGCCGGGCTGCGCACCGATCTCTTCGACGCCACCCACCTCGCCACCTGCCGTATGTACTCGCGCGCCGGCGAGGTGGTGATGGGCCTGGCGAAGAATGCCCACGAAGGCATGGCCGGTCCGATCGCCATCTGGGTCTGGACCATCCTTCTCCTCGGCGGCGCGGTGCTGCCGTGGGCTCTGCTCGCGATCACCGCCGTCGTCGCCCCCGCCACGGCGAGCTTCGCCGCCGCCCTCACCGCCGCCCTCCTCGGCCCCGCGGCGCGCTTGCTCCTGGCCCTGCGGTTTCGCCAATCGTGGCTCGGCGCGGTGCTTCACCCGCTCGGCGTCAGCGCCCTGGTCGCCATCCAGTGGTTCGCCTGGTGGCGGCGGCGCACCGGCCGCCGGATCGGCTGGAAGAAGCGTGCCGCGGTCTGA